TCCGCATCCATGCACTTTCACATGTCCATGATGGACATGTCACCGGCGATCATGTGGGCTGCCATGGCCGCCATCGTCGTCGGCGTGGTGCTCTCCGGCATCGCGGTCGTGCAGCCGCGGACGGCCCATCCCGGTGCCGCCCCCGCTCCGGCCCAGATCACGGCGGCGAGCCGACGCCGCCTCATCGCCATCCTGACCTTCGCCCTCCTGGTGGACCAGATGAAGCCGGCCACCCTGGCCTTCATCTCGCCCGGCCTGCGGGCTGAATACGGCCTCAGCGCCACCGACGTCTCGTGGCTGCCCACCGTCGCACTGACCGGCACCGTGCTCGGATCCCTCGTCTGGGGCCGCGCGGCCGACCGCATCGGACGCCGGGCCACCATCCTCATCGCCTCCCTTCTCTTCCTCGGCACCACGGTGTGCGGCGCCATGCCGACCTACGGCGGCACCCTCGTCATGTGCGCCCTGATGGGCATGGCGGCCGGAGGCATGCTGCCCGTCGTCTACGCCCTGATGACCGAGAGCCTGCCGCCCGGCCGCCGCGCGGCCATCATGGTCCTGCAGGCCGGACTCACCACCACCGGCGGCTACATGGCCGCCTCCGGAGTAGCCGCGATCCTCATTCCGCTGGCCGGCTGGCGCGTGACCTGGTTCGCCCAGCTCCCGCTGGTCCTCATCCTGATCGCCCTGAACCGCTGGATCCCCGAATCCGCCGCGTTCACCACCCGGCAGACACGAGCCAAGCAGGTCCCCGCCTCTGCCCTGTTCAAGGGCCCGCAGAGGGCCAAGACGCTGGTGGTCAGCGCCTACGCACTGGCCTGGGGCCTGGTCTACTGGGGCTTCATCACCTTCCTGCCCAGCCAGCTGGAATCCTCCGGCCGGCACGGCATGTCCGCCGCCACCCTGCTGTTCCTCTCGTCGCTGCTCGCCGTCCCCACCTGCGCGATCGGCGCCTGGCTCTACATGCGCTGGTCGGCCAGGGGCACCATGGTCGTCTACGCGGCCCTCACCGTCGGCGCCCTCCTGACGCTGGCCGCCGTCGGCCTGGACGGCAGCCGGCCCCTCCTGCTGGCCACCGTGATGCTGCTCTTCGCCGGCACCGCCGGTGTCATCGCGCTCATCGGCCCCTACACGGCCGAGATCTACCCCATGGCCATCCGGGGCACCGCCGGCGGATGGGCCGCGGCCATCGGCAAGTCCGGCGGAGCCTTCGGCCCGCCCCTGATCGCACTGATCCTCTCGGCACCCGGAGGCATCCGCACCGCCGCAGTGTCCGTCGCCCTCCCCATGGCCCTGGCAGGACTCGCCGTCGCCGTCCGCGGGACCAGCCCACAGGCCGCCGTCCAGACCCCCGAGGGCACCACCACGCTCGACGCCGAACTCGACGAGCTGGTCAGCAGCGAGGCCATGGCCGCTCAGGCCACGGCGGCAACGCCCGCACCCGGCAAGGGAGGTACGCCGACATGACCGGCGGAGTCAACGGTGTGGCACTCGCCGTCTTCGCCCTCTTCTCCCTGGCCGTCACGGTCCTGGGCTTCCTGGCCGCGCGCTGGCGCAAGACCAGCGATGAGCACACCCTCGACGAATGGGGCCTGGGCGGCCGCTCGTTCGGGACCTGGATCACCTGGTTCCTGCTCGGCGGTGACGTCTACACGGCCTACACCTTCGTCGCCGTGCCCGCGGCGATCTACGCGGCGGGCGCGGCCGGCTTCTTCGCGGTGCCGTACACGATCCTCGTCTACCCGCTGATCTTCACGTTCCTGCCCCGCCTGTGGTCCGTGTGCCACCGCCACGGGTACGTCACCACGGCGGACTTCGTCCGCGGCCGCTTCGGCTCGAAGGGCCTCTCTCTCGCCGTCGCCTTCACCGGCATCCTGGCAACCATGCCGTACATCGCGCTCCAACTGGTCGGTATCCAGGCGGTACTGGACGTGATGGGCGTCGGCGGTGGCGAGCACACCAACTGGTTCATCAAGGACCTGCCGCTGCTGATCGCGTTCGGCGTGCTGGCCGCCTACACCTACTCCTCGGGCCTGCGCGCCCCGGCCATGATCGCCTTCGTGAAGGACACGCTGATCTACGTCGTCATCGTCGTCGCGGTCATCTACATCCCGATCAAGCTGGGCGGCTTCGACCACATCTTCACCCAGGCGAGCGAGAAATACACGGCAGCCGGTGCCGGCGGTCTGCTCCCACCCGCAGAGGGCCGCTGGACCTACGCCACCTTGGCGCTCGGCTCCGCGATGGCCATGTTCATGTACCCGCACTCGATCACCGCGACGCTGTCGTCCCGCAGCCGCGAGGTGATCCGCCGCAGCACGACGGTGATGCCCCTCTACACCCTCATGCTCGGCCTGCTGGCGCTGTTGGGCTTCATGGCGATCGCGGCCGGAGTCAAGGTCACCAACGGTCAGCTGGCGATCCCGCAGCTGTTCGAGACCATGTTCCCGAGCTGGTTCGCGGGCGTGGCCTTCGCGGCGATCGGCATCGGCGCCCTCGTCCCCGCGGCCATCATGTCCATCGCGGCCGCGAACCTCTTCACCCGCAACATCTACAAGGACTTCATCAAGCCGGATGCGACGCCGGAACAGGAGACCAGGGTCTCCAAGCTGGTCTCGCTGCTGGTGAAGGTGGGCGCGCTGGTCTTCGTCCTGACGATGGACAAGACGGTCGCCATCAACTTCCAGCTGCTGGGCGGCATCTGGATCCTGCAGACCTTCCCGGCCCTGGTCGGCGGCCTGTTCACCCGCTGGTTCCACCGTTGGGCCCTGCTCGCCGGATGGGCTGCCGGCATGATCTACGGCACCCTCGCCGCCTACAGCGTCGCCTCTCCCACCCAGCCTCACTTCGGCGGCTCGTCGAAGGCGATCCCCGGCATCGGCCAGACCGGCTACATCGGCCTGACCGCCTTCGTGCTCAACGTCGCCGTGACGGTGGTCCTCACCTTCGTCCTGAAGGCGGCCAAGGCCCCCGAGGGCATCGACTCCACAGCCCCGGAGGACTACACGGCGGATGCGGCAGAAACCGAAGCCCTGCCGGCTTCCACCCTCCGTCCGGGCACTTCACCTGCCCCCAACCCCAGTTGAGAGCCCGATCCACGGACGCCTACGCCGCCGCCCTGACTCCGAGCGAGTCCAGGGCGGCGGCCACCGTCTTTCGCAACGACGCGCCATTCGCACCGGCACGCGAGCGCAAGTTGACCCCGTAGGCGAGCAACGCCAGCAGATCCGCGGAAGCACCGGGATCGGCCCCGGGGGCGAGCTGCCCCTGACGGTCCGC
The genomic region above belongs to Streptomyces sp. CG1 and contains:
- the mctP gene encoding monocarboxylate uptake permease MctP; its protein translation is MTGGVNGVALAVFALFSLAVTVLGFLAARWRKTSDEHTLDEWGLGGRSFGTWITWFLLGGDVYTAYTFVAVPAAIYAAGAAGFFAVPYTILVYPLIFTFLPRLWSVCHRHGYVTTADFVRGRFGSKGLSLAVAFTGILATMPYIALQLVGIQAVLDVMGVGGGEHTNWFIKDLPLLIAFGVLAAYTYSSGLRAPAMIAFVKDTLIYVVIVVAVIYIPIKLGGFDHIFTQASEKYTAAGAGGLLPPAEGRWTYATLALGSAMAMFMYPHSITATLSSRSREVIRRSTTVMPLYTLMLGLLALLGFMAIAAGVKVTNGQLAIPQLFETMFPSWFAGVAFAAIGIGALVPAAIMSIAAANLFTRNIYKDFIKPDATPEQETRVSKLVSLLVKVGALVFVLTMDKTVAINFQLLGGIWILQTFPALVGGLFTRWFHRWALLAGWAAGMIYGTLAAYSVASPTQPHFGGSSKAIPGIGQTGYIGLTAFVLNVAVTVVLTFVLKAAKAPEGIDSTAPEDYTADAAETEALPASTLRPGTSPAPNPS
- a CDS encoding MFS transporter, producing MSAPPASLIPRPSLFWTGVALTCAGVAEHLWMFIDSASMHFHMSMMDMSPAIMWAAMAAIVVGVVLSGIAVVQPRTAHPGAAPAPAQITAASRRRLIAILTFALLVDQMKPATLAFISPGLRAEYGLSATDVSWLPTVALTGTVLGSLVWGRAADRIGRRATILIASLLFLGTTVCGAMPTYGGTLVMCALMGMAAGGMLPVVYALMTESLPPGRRAAIMVLQAGLTTTGGYMAASGVAAILIPLAGWRVTWFAQLPLVLILIALNRWIPESAAFTTRQTRAKQVPASALFKGPQRAKTLVVSAYALAWGLVYWGFITFLPSQLESSGRHGMSAATLLFLSSLLAVPTCAIGAWLYMRWSARGTMVVYAALTVGALLTLAAVGLDGSRPLLLATVMLLFAGTAGVIALIGPYTAEIYPMAIRGTAGGWAAAIGKSGGAFGPPLIALILSAPGGIRTAAVSVALPMALAGLAVAVRGTSPQAAVQTPEGTTTLDAELDELVSSEAMAAQATAATPAPGKGGTPT